One Danio aesculapii chromosome 22, fDanAes4.1, whole genome shotgun sequence genomic window carries:
- the zbtb37 gene encoding zinc finger and BTB domain-containing protein 37, with protein sequence MERAGSIQLDIPDFSNSVLSHLNQLRIQGRLCDIVVNVQGHSFRAHKVVLAASSPYFRDHMSLSEMSTVSISVIRNPTVFEQLLSFCYTGRLCLQLADIISYLTAASFLQMQHIIDRCTQILEGIHFKISLSDVEEELGNGAHRTTNQTIESGRGGTTLGGSRSLSPRLTSSRLLGNTGVISIRDVREVREISPPGESMSPQIVEHSGIGSEEVGSGKEPILRINRAGQWYVETGPEAERGGEENVRMVDGFRIKTERMDEWMGAETQASAEEGSGAEEGPTVMIDTSGRSTLVQEGGRGGKSSQPSSSFSETERFSPTGSVVVMADRQRAKSESPGRVDDQRHPTSQGEEQAVFDMGGYEEYLREQVGDRWFRYNPRLTCIYCCKSFNQKGSLDRHMRLHMGITPFVCRICGKKYTRKDQLEYHIRKHTGNKPFHCHVCGKSFPFQAILNQHFRKNHPGCAPQEVSHSASPETTTVTSRGGQNEDESPSQEDAEGNSGGGGAGSSFGEGVQPSVSTTGPD encoded by the exons ATGGAACGAGCAGGAAGCATCCAACTTGATATTCCGGACTTCAGCAACTCCGTCCTGTCGCACTTGAACCAGTTGCGAATACAGGGCCGTCTATGTGACATTGTGGTCAATGTTCAGGGCCACAGTTTTCGTGCCCACAAGGTGGTCCTTGCCGCCAGCTCCCCCTACTTCAGGGACCACATGTCACTGAGCGAGATGAGCACCGTGTCCATATCAGTCATCCGGAACCCAACCGTATTCGAGCAGCTCCTTTCGTTCTGCTACACAGGACGATTATGCTTGCAACTTGCCGATATTATCAGTTACCTGACGGCTGCCAGCTTCCTTCAAATGCAGCATATTATTGATCGTTGCACACAGATTTTAGAAGGCATCCACTTTAAAATCAGCCTATCGGATGTTGAAGAGGAGCTTGGGAATGGAGCTCATAGGACCACCAACCAGACCATTGAATCGGGAAGAGGTGGGACGACACTAGGTGGGTCCCGCTCCTTGAGTCCCAGACTCACAAGCTCCCGTTTGTTAGGCAACACTGGGGTGATCAGCATCCGCGATGTGAGGGAAGTCAGAGAGATTAGTCCCCCTGGGGagtccatgagccctcaaatagTGGAGCACAGTGGCATTGGTTCGGAGGAGGTGGGATCTGGGAAAGAACCCATTCTCCGAATTAACCGAGCCGGGCAATGGTATGTTGAGACAGGACCTGAGGcagagagaggaggagaggaaAATGTGCGAATGGTTGATGGGTTTCGGATTAAGACCGAaaggatggatgagtggatggggGCAGAGACCCAGGCTTCAGCAGAGGAGGGCAGTGGGGCCGAGGAGGGGCCGACAGTAATGATTGACACCTCAGGACGTAGCACACTGGTGCAGGAAGGAGGAAGAGGTGGGAAAAGTTCCCAGCCGTCCAGTAGCTTCAGTGAAACAGAGAG GTTTAGTCCAACAGGTAGTGTTGTGGTCATGGCTGATCGCCAGAGGGCCAAGAGTGAGTCTCCAGGAAGAGTGGACGATCAGAGACATCCCACCTCACAG GGAGAAGAACAAGCTGTGTTTGACATGGGAGGATATGAGGAATACCTACGAGAACAGGTAGGTGACAGGTGGTTCCGCTACAACCCCCGTCTCACCTGCATTTACTGCTGCAAGTCATTCAACCAGAAGGGCAGCCTAGATCGTCACATGCGCCTGCACATGGGCATTACCCCTTTTGTCTGCCGAATCTGTGGGAAGAAGTACACCCGCAAGGACCAACTTGAGTACCACATCCGTAAGCACACAGGAAACAAGCCCTTTCATTGCCATGTCTGTGGCAAGAGCTTCCCATTCCAGGCTATCCTCAACCAGCACTTCCGCAAGAACCACCCAGGCTGTGCCCCACAGGAGGTGTCCCATAGTGCCTCTCCCGAGACCACCACGGTCACCTCCCGTGGAGGACAGAATGAAGACGAGTCGCCCAGCCAGGAAGATGCTGAGGGCAATAGTGGGGGTGGAGGTGCTGGCTCATCCTTCGGAGAAGGGGTCCAACCTTCAGTCTCCACCACTGGGCCTGACTGA